A genome region from Penicillium psychrofluorescens genome assembly, chromosome: 3 includes the following:
- a CDS encoding uncharacterized protein (ID:PFLUO_005099-T1.cds;~source:funannotate) gives MAPSNPLANWDKLGDSFYRRVSVYDAIFDEDVELENYLVTGAPYGGAIALYRDESKPVRFRDTQTSRSSIDIYSCSGKPINRIHWEQSSLRGIGWSDKEELLVVTEDGTVRRYFGLDGEFTSFSLGNGAEEYGVRACQFWASGLVALLSNNQLIAVSKYDEPRPKLLAPCPEGEVSSWSLIPPAHTLSRSVEVLLAVDKTVYLVDSTEAEDKILQDGPFKHVSVSPSGRFVALLTGEGKLWVVSNDFQNKFSEYDSKSRVPPSSVNWCGDDAVILAWEDEIHLVGPNGSASKYYYDGRVHVIPEFDGVRLVTNDTCEFLHKVTDVTEEIFRLGSSSPASILLDSVEQLEKKSPKADENIQRIRSSLPSAVDTCIKAAGYEFDSYWQKRLLKAASFGKSVLELYNSDDFVEMTEKLRVLAAARDYKVGLPGSYEQYLRLTPEGLIERLINRHEYLLAIRVSEYLQIPADRIYVHWASQKVKVSAVDDEAVCKLIVQRLDGKPGISFEVIAQAAYDEGRSHLATQLLNHEPRAGKQVPLLLNMEEDELALDKAIESGDDDLVNYVLLHLKSKLPLASFFRMINTRPMASALVETAARDGDMELLKDLFYQDDRPIEGSNVLLSEALQEPDLQRRTEKLHLAARLLSDSKDATVVLHQKLISEASQLLKTQESLDKDLADGPEYLGLSLNETIYRLIRAGYGKRAHKVQGEFKIPEKTYWWLRLRALVAKRDWGELEDLAKAKKSPIGWEPFYNEILGAGNTKLASMFVPKCTNLPVADRIEMWVKCGMIVKAAEEAHKAKDVNTLETLQTRASGPAVSEIERMINQLRPRK, from the exons ATGGCGCCCTCAAATCCCCTCGCTAACTGGGACAAGCTCGGGGACAGCTTCTACCGTCGCGTATCCGTGTATGATGCCATCTTCGATGAAGACGTCGAATTAGAGAACTACCTCGTCACCGGCGCCCCTTACGGCGGAGCTATCG CGCTCTATCGAGATGAGAGCAAACCAGTCAGATTTCGGGACACCCAGACGTCCCGCTCCAGCATTGACATCTACTCCTGCTCCGGGAAGCCCATCAATCGCATTCAT TGGGAGCAATCTTCTCTTCGGGGCATCGGCTGGTCCGATAAGGAGGAGTTGTTGGTGGTCACCGAGGACGGCACCGTACGCCGGTATTTcggcctggatggcgaaTTTACCTCGTTCTCTCTTGGAAAT GGTGCAGAAGAGTACGGCGTGAGAGCCTGCCAGTTCTGGGCATCGGGTCTTGTGGCATTACTGTCCAATAACCAGTTGATCGCCGTTTCGAAATACGACGAGCCACGCCCGAAGCTACTAGCACCGTGTCCAGAAGGCGAGGTTTCTTCGTGGTCTCTCATCCCGCCAGCACATACGCTGTCACGGTCCGTAGAAGTCTTGCTGGCTGTAGACAAGACCGTCTATCTAGTCGACTCGACAGAAGCCGAAGACAAAATCCTGCAGGATGGGCCGTTCAAGCATGTTAGCGTATCTCCGTCAGGGCGTTTTGTCGCGCTGTTGACTGGCGAGGGCAAACTGTGGGTGGTCAGCAATGACTTCCAGAACAAGTTCAGCGAATACGACTCGAAATCCCGGGTCCCTCCGAGCAGCGTCAACTGGTGTGGTGATGACGCTGTCATTCTTGCTTGGGAGGATGAGATTCATCTCGTGGGGCCGAATGGAAGCGCTTCAAA GTACTACTATGATGGCCGCGTCCATGTAATCCCAGAATTCGACGGCGTCCGGCTCGTCACTAATGACACATGCGAATTCCTACACAAGGTCACTG ATGTAACTGAAGAGATCTTCCGCCTGGGATCTTCATCCCCTGCCTCGATCCTTCTCGATTCGGTAGAGCAACTAGAGAAGAAATCACCCAAGGCCGACGAAAATATCCAACGAATCCGCTCCAGTCTGCCGTCGGCCGTGGACACTTGCATCAAAGCAGCGGGCTATGAATTTGACAGCTACTGGCAGAAGCGGCTGCTGAAAGCGGCGTCGTTTGGCAAGTCCGTGCTCGAGTTGTATAACAGTGACGATTTTGTCGAGATGACCGAAAAGCTTCGCGTTCTAGCAGCAGCACGAGATTACAAAGTTGGTTTGCCAGGCTCTTACGAGCAATACCTGCGACTCACCCCAGAGGGACTCATTGAGCGGTTGATCAATCGTCATGAGTATTTGCTTGCCATCCGGGTCTCGGAATACCTCCAGATCCCCGCCGACCGAATCTATGTGCATTGGGCGAGCCAGAAAGTCAAGGTTTCCGCcgtggatgatgaagccGTGTGCAAACTTATCGTTCAAAGACTGGACGGAAAGCCGGGGATCTCCTTTGAAGTCATTGCACAGGCTGCGTATGACGAGGGACGGTCTCACTTGGCCACTCAGCTGCTGAACCATGAACCGCGGGCGGGCAAACAAGTGCCTCTGCTACTGAACATGGAAGAGGACGAGCTGGCACTGGACAAAGCCATCGAAAgcggcgatgatgacctGGTCAACTACGTACTGTTACACCTGAAAAGCAAGCTCCCGCTCGCGAGCTTCTTCCGCATGATCAACACGCGTCCCATGGCCTCTGCCTTGGTAGAGACCGCTGCACGAGACGGGGACATGGAGCTGCTCAAAGATCTGTTCTATCAGGATGACCGACCAATCGAGGGCTCCAATGTTCTGCTATCAGAAGCTTTGCAGGAACCGGACTTGCAACGCAGAACCGAGAAGCTCCATCTCGCAGCTCGACTATTGTCGGACTCGAAGGATGCAACGGTGGTGCTGCACCAGAAACTAATCTCCGAAGCCTCTCAGCTTCTCAAGACTCAAGAGAGTTTGGACAAGGATCTGGCAGATGGCCCCGAGTACCTTGGTCTTAGCCTCAATGAGACGATCTACAGACTTATTCGTGCTGGCTACGGGAAACGAGCCCACAAAGTGCAGGGCGAGTTCAAAATACCAGAGAAGACGTACTGGTGGTTGAGATTAAGAGCCCTAGTGGCCAAACGTGACTGgggcgagctggaggatcTCGCCAAGGCCAAAAAATCCCCGATCGGGTGGGAG CCCTTCTACAACGAAATCCTGGGCGCCGGCAACACCAAGCTCGCATCGATGTTCGTCCCGAAATGCACCAACCTGCCCGTCGCCGACCGAATTGAGATGTGGGTGAAGTGTGGAATGATCGTCAAGGCggcagaagaagcgcacaaGGCCAAAGATGTGAATACACTGGAGACGCTGCAGACGAGAGCATCTGGACCGGCCGTGTccgagatcgagcgcatgATCAACCAActgaggccgaggaagtag
- a CDS encoding uncharacterized protein (ID:PFLUO_005100-T1.cds;~source:funannotate) → MAKNRPLSQHSRAARRAASPSLDLDKSLRTLPRAESPTGQHSSVLSERANSGVQKRQKKGKNVSKAQRLRQQKGLERAEAVVDQMQVKLAKSANRQKTINSRRADWEDTNRKSTIFQALQQEDDEADNNEQGDNGMAEDTAPSKSKPVLKPTPTVANPVPETPALADEDEEIT, encoded by the exons ATGGCCAAGAATAGGC CCCTGTCGCAACACTCCCGCGCCGCTCGGCGGGCGGCGTCGCCCAGTCTGGACCTCGATAAGTCTCTGAGGACCTTGCCTCGAGCAGAGTCTCCTACGGGCCAGCATTCCTCAGTGCTGTCGGAACGTGCAAACTCGGGTGTGCAGAAGAGGcaaaaaaagggaaagaatgTTTCGAAAGCCCAGCGCTTACGACAACAGAAGGGCCTGGAGAGAGCAGAGGCAGTGGTAGATCAGATGCAAGTCAAATTGGCCAAGAGCGCGAATCGACAGAAAACGATAAACTCGCGAAGG GCCGACTGGGAAGATACGAACCGGAAATCGACCATCTTCCAGGCTCTGCAAcaggaggatgatgaggccgaCAATAATGAACAAGGCGACAATGGCATGGCCGAGGACACCGCACCATCGAAATCGAAACCCGTCTTGAAACCCACTCCCACAGTCGCCAACCCCGTCCCAGAGACCCCCGCGCTCgcggacgaagatgaagagatcaCCTGA
- a CDS encoding uncharacterized protein (ID:PFLUO_005101-T1.cds;~source:funannotate) produces the protein MNARGEGADIFSTSPIHYASQNSHYDTAVTILQNNQVLAYTLAAILAAYLALDHFGFAPISVIHAAWNSLVVITPARLVVALDPAMAKSDDGDGDGASNPTQMTFQTKSEAMQRIFGLDNTSFPFFPRSRSLSGLGTALLGNSKDAFPPGLGNWDNSCYQNSIIQGLASLRSLSAFLGRNVDTLAEKGSFSTHQALHGIIDRLNSASNDARKLWIPPDLKSMSSWQQQDAQEYFAKVVDQIDIEIRKASRGQTRNMGLKIVGREENVVRDTSPELEAVDEEDASSTPTIEKSSLRNPLEGLLAQRVGCMKCGWTEGLSLIPFNCLTVPLGGKFEYDVRECLGQYMILEPIEGVECAKCTLLHSEEQLSNLLDGIKEDQEASLSSHSVHLNDALKRSAEERLAAVKEALEENDFAEKTLANKCHIPSKNRVSTTKSRQAVIARTPKCLVVHINRSLFDEMTGMLKKNYAAVKFPKTLDLGDWCLGAQGSEQESLEQWDMNPAESMLPQSGEAVQITTSPQYELRAIITHYGRHENGHYICYRKYPTAVFPVQPPDEVLQVEGDKEKAEHWYRLSDEDVQMVSEAHVMSQGGAFMLFYEAIDESPVVQSNHVQSETAESVSNSTMLENLSAASTVTDADSSTSGATSVSTPEPAALPAEDVKASVPPLKTSNAVESAVHAPAEEIGTLSVATAS, from the coding sequence ATGAATGCTcgcggagaaggagcagatATCTTCTCAACCAGCCCCATCCATTACGCAAGCCAGAACAGCCATTATGATACAGCGGTTACGATCCTACAAAACAATCAAGTGCTAGCCTATACACTCGctgccatcctcgccgcctACCTCGCCCTAGACCACTTCGGTTTCGCCCCCATCTCCGTGATTCACGCCGCCTGGAACagcctcgtcgtcatcaCACCGGCCCGGCTCGTTGTCGCGCTCGAccccgccatggccaagtccgacgacggcgacggcgacggcgcctCGAATCCCACGCAGATGACCTTCCAGACCAAAAGCGAGGCGATGCAACGCATTTTCGGCCTGGACAACACCTCCTTCCCGTTCTTCCCCCGATCGCGATCCCTCTCGGGCTTGGGAACCGCCCTTCTCGGCAACAGCAAGGACGCATTCCCGCCGGGACTGGGCAACTGGGATAACTCCTGCTACCAGAATAGCATTATCCAGGGGCTGGCGTCGCTGCGGTCGCTCTCGGCTTTTCTGGGACGGAATGTGGACACATTGGCCGAGAAGGGTTCATTTTCTACACACCAGGCTCTCCACGGTATTATCGATCGTCTGAACAGTGCGTCGAACGATGCACGCAAGCTGTGGATTCCGCCAGATCTCAAATCTATGAGCAGTTGGCAGCAACAGGATGCTCAGGAGTATTTTGCCAAAGTGGTGGACCAGATCGATATCGAGATCCGGAAGGCTTCGAGGGGACAGACGAGGAACATGGGACTCAAGATTGTGGGACGAGAAGAGAATGTCGTCCGTGACACCTCTCCGGAGTtggaggcggtggatgaggaggatgccTCGTCGACTCCGACGATCGAGAAGTCCTCGCTTCGCAACCCTCTCGAGGGCTTGCTCGCCCAGAGAGTGGGTTGCATGAAATGTGGATGGACAGAAGGGCTGTCGCTCATACCATTCAATTGCCTCACCGTCCCGCTAGGAGGGAAATTCGAGTACGATGTTCGGGAGTGCTTGGGTCAGTACATGATCCTTGAGCCTATTGAAGGGGTGGAGTGTGCCAAATGCACATTGCTACACTCGGAGGAGCAGCTCAGCAACCTTTTGGATGGAATCAAGGAAGACCAGGAGGCTTCTCTCAGTTCGCACTCGGTACACTTGAATGACGCATTGAAAAGATCCGCCGAGGAACGGCTAGCAGCTGTCAAGGAGGCCCTCGAAGAGAATGATTTTGCTGAAAAGACTTTGGCGAACAAATGCCATATCCCCAGCAAAAACCGGGTTTCGACGACCAAGTCCAGGCAGGCTGTGATTGCACGGACACCCAAGTGCCTTGTCGTTCACATCAACCGCAGTCTCTTTGATGAGATGACGGGgatgctgaagaagaactaCGCCGCTGTGAAATTCCCCAAAACGCTCGATCTGGGCGACTGGTGCCTCGGCGCTCAGGGCTCAGAACAGGAATCACTCGAGCAGTGGGACATGAACCCTGCGGAATCGATGCTTCCACAGTCCGGGGAGGCAGTCCAAATCACCACCAGTCCCCAGTACGAGCTGCGAGCAATCATCACCCACTACGGCCGACATGAGAATGGGCACTACATCTGCTATCGCAAGTACCCGACAGCCGTATTTCCCGTGCAACCACCCGACGAGGTTCTCCAGGTCGAAGGCGACAAAGAAAAGGCGGAACATTGGTACCGTCTCAGCGACGAGGACGTGCAGATGGTCAGCGAAGCACATGTGATGTCCCAAGGCGGCGCGTTCATGCTCTTCTACGAGGCCATAGACGAGAGCCCTGTGGTGCAATCGAACCACGTGCAGTCGGAGACAGCCGAGTCGGTGTCCAATTCCACCATGTTGGAGAACCTATCTGCTGCATCTACCGTTACAGATGCCGATTCCAGCACTTCAGGCGCGACCAGCGTTTCGACGCCCGAACCCGCCGCTCTCCCGGCGGAAGATGTCAAAGCCAGCGTCCCGCCGCTGAAGACGTCGAACGCAGTTGAAAGCGCCGTTCACGCCCCTGCAGAAGAAATCGGCACGCTGTCTGTGGCAACCGCATCGTGA
- a CDS encoding uncharacterized protein (ID:PFLUO_005102-T1.cds;~source:funannotate): protein MESEKLESLKPAPLQTDEEVGEGRLDKVELDAASQEEQDENVEYDYDSHRSPFPEVRAVVPETDDPTLPVSTVRMWVLGIIFTMFGSGINQFFSLRYPSVHIVALVAELLAYPLGVFLAKTLPITPINLGPLGSFTINPDRKFNIKEHATIVIMSNVSFGYASADSTNIIQASSKAFYNFGLSAGFYVLIVICAQLLGFGVAGLTAPWLVEPARIIWPGVLSNCAMLETLHSRANHIADGWRISRLRFFLYVMAGAFVWYWLPGLMFTALSYFTFVCWIAPKNVIVNQLFGMQTGLGLSPITFDWSQVAYNTNPLLSPSWAAMNVFAGFAVFYWVVVPVLYYKNVWFTAYLPLMTADVYDNTGATYNTSRVVAPDKTLDIAAYQNYSPPYLGMTFAFVYGLSFASITAVLTHIGFWHARDLWAALKGRNRLDIHARLMRASYKTTPWYWYAAIILVILGVSIAVVEVYGTKLPVYGVFLALIIPAVYMIPCGIVQGITNVDANQLNVLAEFIGGYLFEGRPLANMIFKILSTDVVGQGVFFAMDMKLAHYLKVPPRICFAAQGIATLLGALTQAGVTIWMLGNIEDICEQHQSDGFSCPNGRTVYSSSVIWGLVGPRRLYSAGKIYSGLLHFFWIGAVAPLITYGLYRVTRRKFWKLINWPLIFVGTYNVPPATGINYSSWALVNFIFNYFIRRRFFAWWTKYNYILAAALDTGLALSGIVIFFCISYPGAVFPSWWGNTVYLNTADAEGVSWLPMPEKGYFGPANGTWT, encoded by the exons ATGGAGTCCGAAAAACTCGAGTCTCTCAAGCCCGCTCCCCTCCAGACGGACGAGGAGGTAGGCGAGGGCCGTTTGGATAAAGTGGAGCTGGACGCTGCTAGCCaggaagagcaggatgaAAATGTCGAGTACGACTATGACTCGCATCGATCGCCCTTCCCGGAGG TCCGGGCTGTTGTCCCTGAAACCGACGATCCAACCTTGCCCGTCAGCACGGTGCGCATGTGGGTATTGGGGATCATCTTCACTATGTTCGGATCGGGCATCAACCAGTTCTTCTCGCTGCGCTATCCATCCGTGCACATCGTCGCTCTAGTGGCGGAATTGCTGGCCTATCCGCTCGGTGTCTTCCTGGCAAAGACCCTCCCGATCACCCCAATCAATCTAGGCCCGCTGGGCTCGTTTACTATCAACCCAGATCGCAAGTTCAATATCAAGGAGCATGCAACGATCGTGATCATGAGCAATGTCTCCTTCGGGTATGCCAGCGCCGACTCGACAAACATCATCCAAGCCTCCAGCAAAGCCTTTTACAACTTCGGGCTCTCGGCAGGTTTCTATGTGCTGATCGTTATTTGTGCGCAGCTTCTCGGGTTCGGCGTTGCTGGACTTACTGCTCCGTGGCTTGTCGAACCAGCTCGCATCATCTGGCCTGGTGTCCTGTCCAATTGCGCCATGCTGGAAACACTGCACTCGCGCGCAAACCACATCGCAGACGGATGGCGCATCTCCCGCCTGCGATTCTTCCTGTATGTCATGGCCGGCGCATTCGTCTGGTACTGGTTGCCCGGCCTGATGTTCACCGCGCTGTCCTACTTCACCTTTGTGTGCTGGATCGCCCCGAAGAATGTCATTGTCAACCAGCTGTTCGGCATGCAGACCGGGTTAGGGCTAAGTCCCATCACCTTCGACTGGAGCCAGGTCGCATACAACACCAACCCACTGCTTTCCCCCTCATGGGCCGCGATGAACGTGTTCGCAGGCTTTGCGGTCTTCTATTGGGTCGTCGTGCCCGTGCTCTACTACAAGAACGTCTGGTTCACGGCGTACCTGCCACTTATGACCGCTGATGTCTACGACAACACCGGCGCTACATATAACACATCCCGAGTCGTCGCCCCCGACAAGACCCTCGACATAGCCGCGTACCAGAACTACTCCCCTCCCTACCTGGGAATGACCTTCGCATTCGTGTACGGACTCTCCTTCGCATCAATCACCGCCGTGCTCACGCACATCGGTTTCTGGCATGCGCGTGACCTCTGGGCCGCGCTCAAGGGCCGCAACAGACTCGATATCCATGCGCGGCTAATGCGCGCCTCGTACAAAACCACGCCGTGGTACTGGTACGCCGCGATTATCCTGGTGATCCTGGGGGTCTCCATTGCAGTCGTTGAAGTCTACGGCACCAAACTCCCCGTGTACGGGGTGTTCCTGGCGCTGATCATCCCGGCTGTGTATATGATCCCCTGTGGGATCGTGCAGGGCATCACCAACGTCGATGCAAACCAGTTGAACGTGCTCGCGGAGTTTATAGGCGGGTACCTCTTTGAAGGCCGCCCGCTGGCGAACATGATCTTCAAGATCCTTTCGACTGATGTAGTCGGACAGGGCGTGTTCTTCGCCATGGACATGAAACTCGCGCATTACCTCAAGGTCCCCCCGCGCATCTGCTTCGCCGCGCAGGGGATTGCCACTCTCCTGGGTGCGCTGACCCAGGCGGGCGTCACGATCTGGATGCTGGGTAACATCGAAGATATCTGCGAACAGCACCAGTCCGACGGATTCTCCTGCCCCAACGGCCGCACGGTCTACTCTTCGTCCGTGATCTGGGGGCTCGTCGGCCCGCGCCGTCTCTACTCCGCCGGCAAGATCTACTCGGGTCTCCTGCACTTCTTCTGGATCGGCGCCGTCGCACCACTGATAACCTATGGACTGTATCGCGTGACGCGCCGCAAATTCTGGAAACTCATCAACTGGCCGCTCATCTTCGTGGGGACGTACAACGTCCCGCCCGCGACGGGGATCAACTACTCCAGCTGGGCGCTGGTGaacttcatcttcaattACTTTATTCGCCGCCGCTTCTTTGCTTGGTGGACCAAGTATAACTATATTCTGGCGGCAGCGTTGGATACGGGCCTTGCGCTGAGTGGAATTGTGATCTTCTTTTGCATTTCTTACCCGGGCGCTGTGTTCCCGTCCTGGTGGGGGAATACTGTCTATCTTAATACGGCGGATGCGGAGGGCGTTTCTTGGTTGCCTATGCCCGAGAAAGGATATTTTGGCCCTGCTAATGGGACTTGGACTTGA